From Fusarium musae strain F31 chromosome 8, whole genome shotgun sequence:
atagctatagtaaataacttacctttataaaaggCTTAAGAGCTATTACAGGttcttacttaatattaattaaattagatataaagtataagaaagggtattatataataaaagggaatataaaaaaaagaattataagctaaaaaaggtattaaggaataaaagttaagatacttaaaaactatattaagaaataacttattattttaataaaaagataaaaaaaaaaagtcttattttataaaataaaaaagaggtatttatacttttttaaaaataatttaaaagctaaaagggtttttataattattttctattactaagtactataataatacttttaatatttactttatattttactatatataatataattacttaaagccctttttaaatattatagctttaattaaagggtatattaaaagatagggtaGCCCTAATTagtctagcttacttaataaaaattagcgcttctcttatatatatatagtatagcttcctttattatataagagaaattaaggctcttttaacccttatatatGCCCCTCTGCTATGCGTGCTACACAATACGCAGTTTATTCCTCGGCTGCATCTCCCCAGAAGAATGTAAGAAAGGCATGTTTTAGATTGCTAAAAGCTTTGTTAATCAATCCCCTTGGGCGAGCTAAATCTGCTCGTCCAGCCTCTGTTTTACCCTGTCTGAGCCTTGCTACTTCCAAGGCTACCAAACAGCGGCTGTTCGGGATTCACCAAAGCTGAGGCAACTGTGACATCGCATATCTTCAATTGGTATCCTATTTTGATACAGTGACGGAAAATTCCTGGTTATTGTAGCCGGTTCGGTGTGCATGAGAGGCGGTTGCGATCGGCGTAAATATGACCGGAGCCGCTCGGTTCCGATACCATTGGAAGAGAACCAGCACACTGGTAACGCCGTTATACGACGGAGCGGGTTCTTCTCGTAAGGCGCTTCTTTCGGTGGATTAAAAGATGCAATCTCGGATATCGTAAGGGTCGTGCATGAACCGTCGTAGAGGATCGCACTAAGAGATCTTTACTAACAGGACGAACTATAACGCGGACATTAAGACGAAAGATCTTTCGGAGCCGCAATGGCTCCGACTCTGACTTTTTTCACCGAGATCAGGTTATATATGGCGACACTTTACTATTTCCTCCTGCTTAGATCACCTCGAATACCCAGACTTGTGAACACGTATCGATTCGAGTCAAACTTCTTCCTATGTATGTGGCATCAGCCATCTTACAGACAGCAACCATAGAGGATAATCTGTCCCACAGATACTTCCATTCACTCTTTAGTGattccttgatcttgttgtaTATATTAGCCTGGAATTAGTCTATTTAACGATGTTCTACGTGTCTGGATGGCATGATCATTCAATCCCTCAGCTTTGACAAGtcaatgttgaagctgctaaTCATtcccttcttgacatcatccAAGTTCTGCTTCTCTGTTTCACGCTGGAGAATCTCAGCACGAGACCTTCTCATCGCTTTGGCAACATCCGGCCACTCCAAGGACCGATTGCCCGTGACGTCCGCCATGCTTTCCTCTACTTTCACACCAACAAGTTTCCCTTGACGTTTTCGAACGATACCATCCACGATGACTGTATCGACGTTCCCGATACTGCTGTGCAGAACGACGGCTGCGATGGGGTCTTGCTCAGCAGCGCAGATTAGCTCGGGAGTATTGGCGTCAAAGATCACCAGGTCAGCCAGTTTGCCTTCAGCGATGCTACCAAGCTGGCTCTCCCTCCCAATCGCTCTGGCGCCCTGGATTGTCCCCAGATTGAATACATCCTGAACTGTCTTGGAGATCTTGCGAGGGGCCAGGTCTTGGTCGATCAGCTTCTGGTTATGCCTGGCCCTCGAGCCCTGCAGGCCCAGTCTCATCTCGTATACGATGCTAGAGGCCTGGTTACTGTGACAGTCGATACCCAGACTAGACTGAGCTTGAGCCTGGGGAAGATCGTCGTTCAGGCACACAGGATCTCCAAGAGCCATTTGCATTTCAGTGGAGGGAGTGCTGCTAATATGTGCTCCGGCGTCGGCGAGGTCCTTAACGCTCTCGGCGGCATATCCGTTAAGATGGCTGAAGAGCATGCGATTGTCCAACAAGCCGAGGCTCTTGATCTGCTGAACGAGATCATAAGATCCCATCTGCGGGTTGCTAACAGCATGAGTTGTCGCCAACTCGAAACCGGCTTCTCGTGCACGCTTGAACAGGTCCTGGATGACTGGTTCTGGTAGGAACCAGAGGTCAAAGGCCAGACCCATGGTAACGCGGCCGTCGCCGAAGGGACCCTTCTTGCCTAGCTCCTGTATTTCGTCGACGACCCATGGTGCAAGCATATCTGGGTTCATTGCAAAGGGTGACCATGATGCGACGCGAGCAGTTGGGCAGTAGCCATAGACGCAGCGCAGGCCAGAGGAAGCAGTGGCTGAGATGGCAGTTGAGGCTGAAAGTGGTGGCGGTTAGCTTATATTTGAAGATTGATAGTATTTGACTTACCAGCGCCAGCAAAGACGTTGACGTGTGAATGATCAACTACAGTGGTGGTGCCTGCATTGATTGCTTCGAGAGAACCTCCAAGCTGTCCCCAGTAGATATCGCTTTTCGTATAATTTGAAGACTGGAGATTACCGGAGGCCATGTAATCGAGAAGCAGTTCATTGGCATGTCGTCCCTTGAGCTGGGTCTGCCAAAGATGATGGTGCGTGTCGATGAAGCCAGGGgagatgatcttgtcagTGCAATCGATCAACTCAGCGTCAGTGATCTCGTTAACGTTCTCGGCTATCTTAGAGATTCGGTTGTTCTCAATAAGTATGTCCCTTTCTAGAGCTTGGACGTTGTCATTGGCATCGTGAATAAGGACAGTACCGCCTTTGAGTAACAGCCGGCGCGAAGTGTTACCGTTGAGAGAAGAGTCAAATGCCATTATGAGTAATAGTACACGAGTTGTTTCTTAGATCTGATTGATTTGAAAGGTTGCTGTTCGGGTCGATAACCGGGACAGAGGAAGGCTCTTATAGTCGATGACGATGCGACGATGTCATACCCGTTTCGTACCTCGCAAAAAGGCTTCGAGGCTGCCTGCATGAACAATCTCGGCGTTCCGTGGCCTAACTCCACGGAACACAGCAAGTGAGGCCACGGCCGGCATTATCACGGACACAACGTTGTCTACCCGTCTCGATCTACACAAGTGCAACACTCGCTCCAGAAATGTCCATTGCTATCCGAATACCCGTTGCTAATTCTGGTGATCTTCATCAAGATCGGTTTAGTCCGCTTTGACCTTTCCAGCCACTAGCGGGAGTTGGtgatttataataaggtttcGCGGCTGGTGATTAAGCGCGAGCGGAGATAGCGAGGGATACGGGAGAGAGAGTTACTCGATTAGGATACTCGCTTTGGGGCTTGTCGGATTTATGAATTAGTCTCGGATTGACAATATTAAGAATCAAATCACGAGGATCAAAGCGAATGATGGCAGGGAAGATTATGAAGGAACTAATGTCGAATGGGCATTTCTCGGACTTGCACGGGATCGGCGCGGGCGTTGCGAGAGACTCCGGGAATAGCTTCAACTTGTTCTGGCGTAATGACGTCGTTTGACATGTAAGCTgactgatgctgagaaggtaACTAACATGGAAAAGATATATTGTCTAGCAAATCCGGAACTAGGAGCCTTATACTCAAAAAGAACGACTGAGCCAACCCTTTGCAAGTCCTTGGTTGTTTATTTCTGAGGCGATATTCTACTTTCCATGATGTTTATATGGAGAGCTGAACCAGGTATGTGTTTTCATCTGGACGCAGTGTCTACTGCATATACCAAATATGCACTAATTACTACATCTGGAAACCCGAATGtgatctataaatataagccCATTGAACGAAGCTTTTCTATATATTCTACGACGGCCGTTAACATGTACTTCACCTATGGCTTTTACTATCATTTTGAAGCAATGGTAGGTAACGATCCATAGCTAATGATTAGCCGATAGTAGGTTTGGTCCCCGTTTTGCTGTCTCTCAGCGGCCGGCTTTAACCTCTATATATTCAACTCCGTTTGGTAGACACGTAACGAGAAATCGGAGATGTACACAGGGCGGAGGATTGCTCGGAGTCGGATTTGGTTATTTAGTCATGTTACTCCCCAATGGAGTATTTTTCGGTCTTACCAGAACAGGAAATACTCCCAGCTCCTCCACGTTGGAGACTCCGCTTCGAAGAGTTCCACTCATTCTCGAACAATCATTTCTCAGGTCCAAGAactttttctcttccttcacgTTGCCAGATCGCCCAATAGCTATTCTTAACGAGTATTTTAAGCATTGAGTTGCTTGCGTTACATTCTTGTCATCCACCATGTCCATTTTGGACAAGTATGGTCCTGAAGTGCAGAGAGTCCCTGCAGATGCCCCCATCCAGGACATCATTGCGCTCCTCAAGCGTGATGGGGGTGTTTTTGTGAAAGGTCTGGTATCTGAGGCAGATGTCGATAAAGCATATGATGAGTGTCGAGAGCGTCTAGACTCAGACATTGAATGGTCCGGCAGCTTCTTCCCCAGCAAGTTCACTTTATGATACTTACTACAATGACGAAACTAACATTTGAGCCTAAGAGGAGACGCAACGGGCGCCAAGCCTCCTTGCTCTCAGCCCTACATACGCCAGATCTCAGATCATGAACCTAGTCTACCAGCAAGTCGTCGATCATTTCCTCACTACCCGAAGTTGGTTCTGGTGGGGTACCGAACGGAAGGAGTCGGTCTCGAAGCCTTACTTGCATTCGTGTACCGCCATGAGAATCGGACCTGGAGGCAGGGCGCAGCCACTTCACCGTGACGACTATATCAGTCACAATATCCATCCTGATATTGATAAGTGGGATGATAAGCGTGATACCAATCGTGAGTCTGCTGTTGGGCTGTTTGTAGCTGGGTCAAAGGTCACGAAGGAGAATGGCGGTACGCAATTCATCCAAGGGAGTCATTTATGGTCAGTGCTGCTCACCACACGTTTTAAATCTTAATCGTAACTGACGAATTGTAGGGGCTCAGAGCGAGGTCCCCCGCGTGTAGAAGACTGCATTTATGCCGAGATGGACAAGGGCGATGCGTTCATCATGCTTGCTTCAGCGTATCATGGTGGAGGTACCAACTCCACCAGAGACCAGCACCGCTTAGTCTTTGCTACCTTTTCTATTCGTGGCTTCTTGAGACAAGAGGAGAACCAGTTCCTCGCTGTGCCTAGAGAAATAGCGATGAAGCTTGACCAGGACATACAGGCATTCATGGGCTATTCGATGAGCGATCCGGCGTGCGGTTATGTAGAACAGATAGATCCGATATACTTGCTCAGGCCAGAGCTGGAGAAAGGTCCTTCGGACTTTTAGAAAGTTAAATATCAGACAAATAATGGTTTGTATGTATGCCTTCGTGTGTGTTTCATGTGCTCTGACCTGATCATCCTTGCAGACAAGCAGCAGCCACTTCTTTATACAACTTTGGAGTCAGTCATCAGATCATCTAGCTTTTCAGCCAAAAGCAAGACCTTAGGCGATTGTGAGGGTGATGAGTATATTGCCTGTATGTGTTTATTggtgtcctttacctttgtggcctgggggctgaagcctcttctaaaacCCGAACCTTAACGCAGTATGTATGCCTTCAGTAATTAGTAGCTTGGTTAGATGGTGATGTCCCACTTCTCCGAGTGCGGGTTCTGTCGTGTCTTATAAATCGGCTCGGATGACAACGAGGCGTGCATGACCTAAAAGATTGAGAACAACCCCACTAAGAAATCAACAACTCCGATGCCGACTCTCATCCTCTTGATTATCTTTTCTTTCGCTCCACCATCGTCTTTCATTTCCAAATTTGGTAATACAAACAGCAATAATGACTGGTAGTGATAATTCATCTTCAAATCGCCCAACTGCCCGTCGCAAAGGTGAGCACTGATTTTCTCCCCCACCGTGCCTCGGATGATTCTGACGAGAATATCGTTTTAGACCCAGCTTGCGGAACATGTCGCAAGAAGTGTCGAAAATGCGATCGGAAACGTCCCATTTGCGATAGATGTCGCACCAAAGGTCTTCATTGTGAAGGATATCCCCCACGATTTCAATTCCAGGAGACATTGACAATAACTACCAATCCATCCAGCTCACAGCATGCGACATCCGATAGCATTGATGCCTCGCCTTCACAGCCCGTGGTCTTTAGCCAGTCACCCCCAGAACTGTCAATACCACCCGATCCCATCGCTACAAGACTTTCGGCTTCACTTTCGCCTGAACACCCTGTCCTTGAGACCTCTGCTTTGACCCTGACGTCACCCCAAACATCAGCGACTCTATCAATGTCACCAGACGTTGCGTCCTTCACTACCTTACCCTCCGTACACGATGACCTAGAGAACGACATTGCGACAAATCGTCATATCATTGACTACTGTAAGACACCTGAAACAACTAAAATTACGCCAGTAACAAATTTCACAGTTGATCAAACGCTAAGcgagcatctcatcatccatgTGCCGGGACTGGATAACCCATTTAGAGAATATGTTCTGTCGCTTGCCTACCAGCATCAAGGAATTCTACATGCGCTACTCGGACTATCGGCATGTCATATGAATAACACTGGACACGCGAACAGTCAGAGACTCGTCACTGTATCTCTTGGGTATAGACTATCGGCCATACGatctcttgcttctctgCTGCACAAAGAAGATATCTCATGGCTAACGCCCACCGAGGAGGAACACGTTCTGGCTATGGTGTTGCTTCTCGTTCTACATGATGTATGGTATATCTTCGTCGAATTCTACGTCAAGAAGCCGCTGACACAGCTATAGGTCTGTGAATCAGGCGTCTCAACCCATGGAGCCCACTTGACAGGTGTATCGTTCCTCTGCAAACGAATCGCTTGCCTCGACACATCGCCAATGCGTTCAAAAACGTCCATGTTCCTAATATCCGCGCTGTCTTGGTAAGTCTTAACATTGCGAAAGTCACTGGCGGCACTGATAGAAACAGGTTGGATATGATCCGAGGCTTCAGCGGCGCTGAAAAGCTCTCCTACTCGACCGAAGTCCGAGAATGCGTGAGAGATCACGGAAGTTTAAGCCTTCACACGTTGGTCGGCTGTCCGCCAGtcatgttcttcaagatTGGTCAGGTACTCGAGGCTGGTAAAGTTTACCTGGCCGGAGACTTGCCAGTTGAACAGTTTGAGCAATTACTCGATGGAGCTGAGAAGTTCCTCCGTGGCTGGGATCCCGATCAAGCCGTATATCCCACCAGCCACCAGGAATGGAAACATCTTGCCGAGGCATATAGACACGCATGCTTACTTCGTGTGATGCGGTTTCCCGACGCTTTCGCAATCTCATGCGACGACCCTCGGATAAAAGCCTCTGTCTCTGCGGTTTTGGATGTCTGTGCTACGATACCAAGAGACAGCGTGTTCTACAAGCGTTTGCTATTTCCTCTGTTCCTAGCAGGAGCCGATACTTGCTCACCGCATCAAATACACTATGCAAGCTGGTGTATTAACGAAATCAAGCACTCTACAGGCTTCCAGCACCCCGCCATGACGGAGCTGTTGACGAAAGTCTGGGACGAGAGAAGGACGAATCCTCGAGGCTGGTCTAACGTTCCCTGGATGGAATTTGTAAGCTCATTGCTTGGTATCTTTGGTCCGTACTGACATAGCTTCTTTCCAGACTTGTTCTGAGCTTCTTCGTTCCCAACATGCATACCTCTTCTTTTGACGGGCCGACGTCCCACTAGTGCTCCACCGTGTTAGTCGGAGTCGGCATCGGGGATATAATCGGACTTGGCAGTTGGGAGTATTTCTCCTTACGGAATAGCTTTATCTTTGGGAAAGAGGATGGATTGGCAGGTGATGGATATGAATAAAAGACGGCATGAGCCTCTGAAGCTTTTTCAGGATGAATTACACGATATACTAAACCTCTGGTTTTATAACCtgctatctttttatttgtCGGcgatactataaataaaatggCGGCGCAAGAGAAGAACCAGGccgagttggagaaggcATCCAAGCTGGCGAACGTTCCCCACTGCGAACAATATGAGAGGATGATCTCAGGCATGCTGTCAGTTGAGCTCATTCAATGCATTTGAGGGGCTCAAACTCACCGACACCAATTACAGATACGACTCACTTATTCCCAAGCTCACAAATGCTCGTCTCGCAGCACGAAAGGCCATGAACGAATACAACACCTGGTTCCCCGAAGGCGACGACTTCAACATTGAGAACATTACAAAACGACGAGCCGAAATGCTCAAATCATTTCTCGGGCACgtggaagatgacgaggtcTTTATTGAGCCACCATTCAGAGTCGACTACGGCCCCAACATGTCGGTTGGAAAGAGATTCTACGccaacttcaacctcaccGTCTTGGACTCGGCCATTGTTACGATTGGCGATAGGGTTATGATTGGTCCAAATGTTATGATATCGACGGCGACACATGAAACGGAGGTCTCAAGCCGCAGGGCCTGCATCGAGTATGCGTATCCTATCAATATTGGCGATGACTGTTGGATTGGGGGCGGTGTTACCATTTTGCCTGGTGTGACTATTGGGGAGGGATGTACAATAGGCGCCGGGTCAATCGTGACGCGCGATATTCCTGCTTGGAGCGTTGCTGTGGGATCTCCGGCAAGGGTTGTCAAAAAGGTGCAACCGCTTGAAGAGTTCAACGAATCGAACGGCGCTTGATAAATAGGAGTACACTAGGGTCCATAAATATGGATATCAAACAGGCAAAGATATTCTAGTCTGTTGATTGCACTTTCAAGCCCAGCTGTTCTCCATTTGCCGAAACGCCGAATCAAAGGTGCTTATTAAGCGCGCGGTTGTATGAACACGAATTGCTGTGTATGGCCATAATTACGAAGGAAATGGCTCAATGGGATTTTATCACAACGATGGAAATGAGTAAAAGTCGAACGGCTTTAAGAGAGAATGCAGGAGGTAATGCTTTCTCATTTTCAGCACTTGAAGGGACGATATGAGTCTTTTCGATAGTCAACGAACAAGCTCTAAGATTTGCGCCTTGACTAGCATTACATCACACTCTTTTCTACCAAAACGCCGTTAAAATAGGTTAGTGTATCCGTAATGTGACAGAAACTAACAGACAAGGATGTCGTGACCAACATGCATATTGACGCTAGTTAACAAGAGCCTTCCCAAACAGAGTCTTAATAGCGACAGTAATTGTCTTCGTCTTTTATTTACACTCTTCTCTGTTGCAATACCTTCCCATTCAACTAATATCTGTACAGCGGGGAACATCACAATCCGTCTTATCACGAACTCATCATGACCAGCCAGGAAGATGCAGAGAGAGTTATACGGGAGCTCACTGGCGAATACAAGTATGAACCCGGTCAGTGACTCAGCCCACCAACCACTAACTATCATCAGATTAGAGGAGAATGTGTTTGAGAACGGCAGAAAGTTCTTGCGCGACCTTCTTTTATACATCGACGCCAAAGGTTTTATGAGAGCTATAATGCGTAAAGAATATCCATATGTATCTTTTAAGATCCACTCTAGTCACATTGAAGTTGAGTTCAACGACGACGGTTTTACAAAAAGAGATCTAGAACACATATGCTTGCCTTCCACCATCGAGGAGAAAAGCACTGGTGAAGATGGTCTCAGCTCGGTCTTCAAATCTACAGCCAAGACTTATCTCCAGTCAGGTAACTTCTCCCTTGACTTGCGTCTCACTTCAAGCGAGGGGAAAATAAAACCAGTTTGGGTATCGCCAGCTGCCTCGATACCTGATACACTAACGCGCATGGTTGTCTATTTTCACGATTGCGGCACCGAAGAACATCTGGAACGCCTGAAGAGCGTTATTATGGCACAATTTGAAGGCTTACAAGCTGAGAGTTTGCTCTTTCTTAAAGCTCTTCGTCGTATAGACGTTAAGTTCTACGGAAAGGGCAGTGAGCTCCATCAATCCAAGCAATTCCACAAGTATGGAATGAAAGACAATCGTGAATTACTCAAAACCACCATTAATAGCCACGGTAAAGACGAAGAAAAAGGACAATTATTTTATGTGGTAGGCCGGGgagctaggttctctctgccggaataccGAAGAAATGTTACATTGGCGTTCCCACTGACCGAGGCCGGCAAACCCTTAATTGACACTGGAGGAAAGGGGCTATTCAACGTTTTGCTTGTTAGCAAATCAAAATACAACGTGAGAATACCTCGACTCTAACATGGGCTTGATTGCCGATTACTAAACATATGCTACAGTTTCTGATGGACGCCGACTTTGATTTCAACAATCAAGACAAGCTTAAGCCTAACTCAAAAAGGAATCAAGAAATTCGCGTTTGGATCGCAGCCGCGTTCTTGCAAGCCATTTCCACGTTTTGCGCTGACCCTATTCTTGTTTACGAATGGCCATTATTTCTGCCTCTGATCACTCACCAGACCCCCCTCAGTCGAGAGATCCGATACATGACTCAGAAGAATTTTTTGGTGAAGGTCGATAATCAGCCAATGTTACGATGCATGAATGAGATAACGATCCTACCAGACCATTTGAAAGATGAGAACGGACGACCGCTGCTAGACCCTTTTGCAGAAGACATGGTCTTGTCGTCAGACTATCCTCAACGCGTGGTggagatcttcaaggagCACGGGGTAAAAGTCATGGAGGACGAGACTCTTTTGAGACGCCTGGAGGCCGATATGGGGTTTCGAATCATTAAGACGCATCATAAAGATACTACTGAGGAGTGGCATGCAAGAATGGCGCGATTCCTTCTCCGGTTCCTGGAAACTTCAGGCTTCAATGCTTCGAGGGTCAAGTCTATTGCAATTGTGCCTCTGAAAGGTGGAAGATGGACGGCCATGATATCTGGTCCTGTCTATTTTCCGCGTACGGGAGACATTTCCATCCCGGACTCCATTAATTTGAGGGTGGTGGAATCAACTGCTACACAAGATCCAGATCGGTATGCACTGTTCAAATGCCTTGGGGTCACTGAGCCCCCCATCGACATGGTCAGGAAATCGATTCTCAAGACTCTGGCCACATCGGATACTATTCCGCTGAAATTTGTCAATGACTATCTCCAATATCTCTATCTCACGCATGAAGCTTGCGACTGGAAACCGGAGCAGTACCAGGAAGTGCAAGTTCTGACGACAGACTCAAAGCTTGAGAGTCCATGGTCTAAGACAATCTACCTACCAGGCAAGGGTCACCCATTAAGTGCTGAAAGCCTTCTAGGGTCTTTGAAGCCAGAATCCTCGCTCCTTGGATCTTTCTTGCATCCTGAAACTTTGAGCTATGTTCCAACTCATTGCAACTCTTCAAGCATCAGTTGGAAGAGATGGCTTTGCGAGTACGTCGGTTTAAGGGAAGACATCTGCCTCGAATCGGATGGGACTGGAAAACTATCGTCTGATTTCCTTCATATTGTAAGTCAAAGTCCAGAGAAGCTTCTGGACCTCCTTGAACATCTCCTGCCTAAATGTGAGGTAGAGTTATCGGATGAGTCAGCCATCATATCCGAGGTTCGACAACTTTCTGCAAGCAACCTTTGCGATGTTGAATTCATTTGCAAGTTACAGGATACTTGGCTTCCTCTCAAAACTCTCACTGATATAGTTGAGTCATATATGGAACAGCCCGGCCAGTTCCCTTTTTTGAGATCCATCCAAGGCAATACTGGAGATATCGACACAAAGTGGAACTTCCTATCCGAATATCTTCTTGTTGGCAAGGAAGACAATCTCGACTTCCGTCTCGAGATCTTGCGTTCAATCCGTCGCTCAGATCCTAAGAAGGATCCGGATCGTCAACTCCAAAAAGTCCTGGACTTATACGCTTCCCTATATGCCCAGCTCACTGTTCCCGGAGAAATGACCACTGACAGAGAGAAGCTCAGGTAGGCTGTTATATTTTGTTAAACTTAGTTCGCGCTGACACTAAACCAGAAACTTCTTCGGTGAATCCGGCATCGCCTACTTCAACGGTAAAGAACTTGAGTGGACAAGTTCTTCGTTTTGTTTGTGGGATGCACCGCCAGACATGGTCACAATGCGCTCACTCAAGTCCTGCTACGATATGCAAGGCTCAAATGCTGAAGTTGGAAGCGCCCTACAGAACCTTTTCCTCAAAACACTTGGTATACCAAATGTTAGTCTTAAGCAAATTGTGGCAGAGTTGAATGAACTGCGCCTTAGAAATGACGAGGATCCTGCAAAGATTCTCCGGCTTTATGACTTCTTGAACAGGAATATTCCCTCGTCTCAGGACATTAGGTATGTATCATTTTGTCACAACGTAATTCGGCCTGTGGCTCTGATAAGAAAACAGGGCTTTATTTGAGACCTCGCCGCTTATCTTCATCCCCGACGGTCCATATATAGGTTGGCATAAGTCCACTGAGGTCTTGTGGTCTAGCAACACAGACCTATGTGGTATGGGAACCTTGGACGACACTTACGGAACACTTCGTGAGCTCTTCGTCGCTAAACTTGGAATTAAGCCATTGTCGCTGAGAATACTTTACGACCGCCTGATTAAGTCTCCCAAGAGCAACCCGCAACAGATGAAAGAAGCCATTTTCATCCTAAATGATTTCCTTCGGAGCGAACCAGCATTCCTGGATCCGCAGCCTGTTAGAAATGCTGAGATATTCCCTATCAGAGATCCTGGTGGAACAGTTTCTTTGAGGTCTGTAGAAACCGAGTTTGCCATTGGAGACAATGACAACTTGAGAATGCGGTTCGAAAAGCGAATCAGTTTTCTGGACTGCAGTCTCGTGGAATTCCATCGTCTAAAGCCTTTCTTTCAATGGCTCAAGGTTGAAGATCGCTACTTGTCTAGATGTGTCCAAGACAGTGTGACGAACGTCACAGAAGGTCTACATCAGCCATTAAGACCTTTGGTAGATTATACGAAACTGGATGTGACAGATAAGGCCCGATATATCGCTCGGTAAGATCCTCGGTATTGTTGACGAAAACATGGCCATTGACTTATTAGTGTTGCGTCGAACTTCGGTAGCCCTCGTTGTCTAGCGGGGATCGAAGCCCTATACAGGCAACTAAGCAGGGTGGAATGTTTCGAACTGCGGAATATGAAATCCGTCTTTACTATAGAACAGAAGGGTCAGACGTTTGTGTCAGAGAGTCAGACGCCCACGGCACATATTTTTGAGTCTGGCAGAAGACTTACGATCTATGTTCCCATGGATCCCGCAACACAGGATGTCTGTTTCCGCTCAGTATTGCCCAGAAAGCTCGCAACATGGATCATGCAGGATCCCGAAAGTAGCGACCGACCTTACGTTGACATCGAGATGGTCAATGCACTGACTGCTATCTTAGCCAGCGAGACGACATCTCTCGACGAGATTCTTGATGAACTAGGAATTGCCAGAATATCGTATGATGGCCTCAGCGACGACGGGGAAGAAGTCGCGAGACAGGGAGTATCATTCAAAAATGTCGTCGAACGGCCCCGAAAGGCAGACTCGGTGTTGTTTGGTATCCCCGTTAGCAACACGGGCAAAAGTTTGTTTGTTAAGACGGTTGA
This genomic window contains:
- a CDS encoding hypothetical protein (EggNog:ENOG41), which gives rise to MAFDSSLNGNTSRRLLLKGGTVLIHDANDNVQALERDILIENNRISKIAENVNEITDAELIDCTDKIISPGFIDTHHHLWQTQLKGRHANELLLDYMASGNLQSSNYTKSDIYWGQLGGSLEAINAGTTTVVDHSHVNVFAGAASTAISATASSGLRCVYGYCPTARVASWSPFAMNPDMLAPWVVDEIQELGKKGPFGDGRVTMGLAFDLWFLPEPVIQDLFKRAREAGFELATTHAVSNPQMGSYDLVQQIKSLGLLDNRMLFSHLNGYAAESVKDLADAGAHISSTPSTEMQMALGDPVCLNDDLPQAQAQSSLGIDCHSNQASSIVYEMRLGLQGSRARHNQKLIDQDLAPRKISKTVQDVFNLGTIQGARAIGRESQLGSIAEGKLADLVIFDANTPELICAAEQDPIAAVVLHSSIGNVDTVIVDGIVRKRQGKLVGVKVEESMADVTGNRSLEWPDVAKAMRRSRAEILQRETEKQNLDDVKKGMISSFNIDLSKLRD
- a CDS encoding hypothetical protein (EggNog:ENOG41) is translated as MNLVYQQVVDHFLTTRSWFWWGTERKESVSKPYLHSCTAMRIGPGGRAQPLHRDDYISHNIHPDIDKWDDKRDTNRESAVGLFVAGSKVTKENGGTQFIQGSHLWGSERGPPRVEDCIYAEMDKGDAFIMLASAYHGGGTNSTRDQHRLVFATFSIRGFLRQEENQFLAVPREIAMKLDQDIQAFMGYSMSDPACGYVEQIDPIYLLRPELEKGPSDF
- a CDS encoding hypothetical protein (EggNog:ENOG41) — encoded protein: MIRGFSGAEKLSYSTEVRECVRDHGSLSLHTLVGCPPVMFFKIGQVLEAGKVYLAGDLPVEQFEQLLDGAEKFLRGWDPDQAVYPTSHQEWKHLAEAYRHACLLRVMRFPDAFAISCDDPRIKASVSAVLDVCATIPRDSVFYKRLLFPLFLAGADTCSPHQIHYASWCINEIKHSTGFQHPAMTELLTKVWDERRTNPRGWSNVPWMEFVSSLLGIFGPY
- a CDS encoding hypothetical protein (EggNog:ENOG41), whose protein sequence is MAAQEKNQAELEKASKLANVPHCEQYERMISGMLYDSLIPKLTNARLAARKAMNEYNTWFPEGDDFNIENITKRRAEMLKSFLGHVEDDEVFIEPPFRVDYGPNMSVGKRFYANFNLTVLDSAIVTIGDRVMIGPNVMISTATHETEVSSRRACIEYAYPINIGDDCWIGGGVTILPGVTIGEGCTIGAGSIVTRDIPAWSVAVGSPARVVKKVQPLEEFNESNGA